The Erigeron canadensis isolate Cc75 chromosome 4, C_canadensis_v1, whole genome shotgun sequence genome window below encodes:
- the LOC122597626 gene encoding homogentisate phytyltransferase 1, chloroplastic-like produces the protein MASHQCVRSFSTFNSSSKFPAVSTGTRYSFGKCNIEKSYKLTSSFKLREKHRRNDHLYKRFVLFKPSNWKHVPLILGLHVRNNFKSERSTRDSMISSSAMMINILFKFSRPYAVIATVLSVISTSLMAVETLSDLTPLFFIKVLQAIFGGVCMQIYVCGFNQICDLEIDKINKPYLPLASGELTMKTAIFVTSLSAIMSLLIVYMSGSWPLFCGLFVWFVIGTAYSANLLPFLRWKRFPYTAVLYMINSRALAIPFGYYVHIQNAIIRGGVIILSRRHLFSMAMLIVFSVVLILFKDIPDIKGDEMHGIRSLASQIGPELMFWSCLWLLGMAYGVTIFVGATSSSAWSKFVTTFGHIVTFLALWVRAKSVDLKSTTSISSMYLFLWKLFYVEYLLLPLVR, from the exons ATGGCAAGTCATCAATGTGTTAGATCTTTCTCAACCTTTAATTCGTCGTCTAAATTCCCTGCTGTATCGACAG gaaCCCGATACTCATTTGGAAAATGTAACATTGAGAAAAGCTACAAGCTGACGTCGTCCTTCAAACTTCGAGAAAAACATAGAAGAAATGATCATCTTTATAAACGTTTTGTGTTGTTTAAACCAAGCAATTGGAAACATGTCCCATTAATTTTGGGACTACATGTACGAAATAACTTCAAGTCCGAAAGATCAACTCGGGACTCTATGATCAGTAGTAGTGCCATGATGATcaacattttgttcaagttttCAAGACCTTATGCAGTTATTGCGACG GTTCTGAGTGTCATTTCTACGTCTCTTATGGCTGTTGAAACGCTTTCGGATCTCACTCCATTGTTCTTCATCAAAGTTCTTCag GCCATATTCGGAGGCGTTTGCATGCAAATCTATGTTTGTGGTTTCAATCAGATATGCGACTTAGAGATAgacaag ATTAATAAACCGTATCTTCCATTAGCTTCAGGGGAGTTAACCATGAAGACAGCCATCTTTGTGACCTCATTATCCGCTATTATG AGTTTATTGATCGTGTACATGAGTGGTTCTTGGCCTCTATTTTGTGGTCTCTTCGTATGGTTCGTGATTGGAACTGCATATTCAGCAAATTTG TTACCTTTTCTACGATGGAAGAGGTTTCCTTACACTGCGGTCTTATACATGATAAACTCCCGAGCGCTGGCCATTCCATTTGGATATTACGTGCATATTCAG aatgcCATTATTCGTGGAGGTGTCATCATCCTTTCAAGACGTCACCTTTTTTCAATGGCAATGCTCATCGTGTTCTCTGTTGTCTTGATACTGTTTAAG GACATTCCAGACATTAAAGGAGACGAGATGCATGGAATTAGATCACTTGCTTCTCAAATCGGCCCAGAACTG ATGTTTTGGAGTTGCCTTTGGCTTCTTGGAATGGCTTATGGCGTCACTATTTTCGTTGGGGCTACCTCGTCCTCTGCCTGGAGCAAATTCGTGACG ACATTTGGACATATAGTGACGTTTTTGGCACTTTGGGTACGAGCCAAATCAGTGGATTTGAAGAGCACGACATCTATATCGTCAATGTATTTATTTCTTTGGAAG CTTTTCTATGTCGAGTACTTGCTTCTTCCCCTTGTAAGATGA